The nucleotide window TACCATCCGGCTTCAAACTCGACCTTGATCCAAACAGTTCTTGGCGCGACGCAGAGACGGCTATCCCCATCCTGCAAAAACTCGCGTCACATCCAAATGTAGCGATGTTTGAAACCCCCATCCCGCAGAGCGATGTAGATGGAAACAAGCGGATTCGCCAAGCCGTTGGGTGTCAGGTCGCCATGCACTTCGGGTCACCACCCTATACCACTTGTGTGCGTGAGGATGTATGCACTGGATTTGTCATCGGTGGCGGTAAATCGCAGGTAATGCGTGAAGGGCAACTCAGCGCGGCAGCGGATATGCCGTTTTGGCTCCAAATCGTTGGAAACGGCTTAACAACGACGTGGGCAGGACATCTCGGCAGTGTGCTTACACATGCAACGTGGCCCGCGATCACCTGTATTAATCTCTACAGCGACCATCTGCTTACGCAACCGATACAGGTCTCGGAGGGATGCCACAAGATTCCCGATGCGCCTGGGTTAGGCGTTGAAGTCGATGAAGACGCAGTTGAACGCTTTCGCGTGCCGGATGAGAAGTTAGACGCTGATGGTTACACGATTCATCCTGTCCCGCGTATCATCAAAACCGCCGTTTATCCCGATGGGAGCTGTATCCACATGTCCGGTGATGGTTTGAGTTATTTCAATGCCGGTAATGGCGAGGCACAGGTGGAAGGAGCACGTCTCGAGTTAACCTTCGACGACGGCACTGATGAATGGGCAGACCTCTTTGAGAAAGCACGTGAAACCCCTGTTCATGGGCGTTGGTAGAATGTGAACGTTGTTTCGTAGTTCCGAACTTGCTTAGTTCTAATAGCCGCGAAACACCAGTGTATGGTTCTCGGAGTATGTGCCCTTGAAATGTGGTTGAAAAATGTGATATACTTTTCCATAGGATTTGGGTGATGAATCAGGATTTGCATGATGGTGTAAGGGAGCAAGCCAGTGCCAGCCGTCAACGCTTGGAAGATGCGAGAGTTCTTTTAAGGGCTTCTCGGTGGCGAGGTGCAATGTACATTGCTGGTTATGCTGTGGAATGTCTCTTGAAAACGAAGTTGATGCAAATCTATGAATGCCAAAATTTGCGCGAGTTAGAGGTAGAACTCCAGCGGCGTTCGATACTGTCTGGGCATAGTACAGTTTTTACGCATCAATTGGAAGAGTTATTTAAACTTACCCCTGGCTATAATCGCCTACGGCAAAATCAAAATATGGTTTCCTTATTTAATTGAGTCAACCGTTGGACCCCAAAATAGTGTTACACCCGCCAAACAACTGGTGATGCTGCAACTTTTTTCATTGAAGCTGTTGAAGAAGTCATACACTGGGTAAGCAATAACATCTAGTGCTGTGTCACTCCTAAAATGATGGATGTGGGCAGCCACAAGGGACTGCCCCTACAGGGAAAATCCCTTCAACGACACAGCACTAGCGAAGGATATATCCATGGCATGCAGAATGTTAAAGCAGAAAATTTACGATAAACTCAAAAGTGGATACTTCTCTGACGAAAATGATCTGGTCGATGTCTCCGATGGTTTTGATGACCTGATCCATATCGTCATCGTTAGCAGGAAGTTTGATGGAAAGTTGGTGAAAGAAAGGCATAGTCTCATCTGGGACGAATTAGTAAAGCATCTTTCAAACGAGGAATGGGGACACGTTTCTCTCTCAGTCGGAGCGAGTCCTGAAGATGTGAAAACTTTCTTATAGCAGATCGTCTCTGTTTCCGTGACAGATAACAGAGATTGACGCTTTTCGCAGAGGCGAATTAACATTGACTTCTCTCCCCCAACAGCGTGTCCTGACATGGCGCGTCATCACCATCTTCGCCATTAGTGCACCGATTAATTGCTATTTCCTCATCCAGATGGAACTCGTGCGCTATACCTTCCCGACCTGGGTAGTCCCGCTGTCCAATGTCATTTTCATCCTCACCGCAGTGATGCTGATTAACGGGGTTGTCCGCCTTCTCAGCAGCAATTTTGCCCTTGGACAAGGCGAATTGCTGTTTTTGTATG belongs to Candidatus Poribacteria bacterium and includes:
- a CDS encoding mandelate racemase/muconate lactonizing enzyme family protein, with product MKVTNIERVLVDVPFTPRQQQITTQSVSTVYNWSLLELCKVTTDTGHVGWGETVVHYTYSRVSDTSIERVLGQSPAERMNDDSLGAGLQMALFDVVGKILEVPVYQLLGMQCREAVPISWWCIDASPENWAAEAADAVENGYTSFKNKPRPWWDIVAQVEAVAKVVPSGFKLDLDPNSSWRDAETAIPILQKLASHPNVAMFETPIPQSDVDGNKRIRQAVGCQVAMHFGSPPYTTCVREDVCTGFVIGGGKSQVMREGQLSAAADMPFWLQIVGNGLTTTWAGHLGSVLTHATWPAITCINLYSDHLLTQPIQVSEGCHKIPDAPGLGVEVDEDAVERFRVPDEKLDADGYTIHPVPRIIKTAVYPDGSCIHMSGDGLSYFNAGNGEAQVEGARLELTFDDGTDEWADLFEKARETPVHGRW